ACCAAGAGTCCCTCCCATGCAAACAGTCCTGGCTACAGCCCAGCACTGCAGCCTGAAGCGCCTCACTGTCACCTCCAGGGAGTCCTTGTCCTCTCTCTCTAGACCCAAAGTGACCCAAGTGGCTTTGGAAGGTCCTTTCCCTCGGGAGACCAGAGGATGCCAGGGCTCCTCACTGCTCTCTCAGTCCCCAAGCTCTCAGAGTCTCTGAGACCTCCTCCTGGACTTCCCCTCCCCAGCTAAGAATGGGTTCAGGAAGGCCTGGCTGTGAGCTGAGAAACCAGGAAAAAAAGTTTGGTACCTGGGAAGAGGAAGAGctagctggagaagggataggtgaGGGCCCCCGGGGCTCTGGCTTTCAGAGCAGTGCGCCTGACCCCAAGGACTCTAGGATGAAACCAGATTCCCGTGACTCTTAGCTGCCTCGTTCTATCCCCTTCTTCCCTGCAAGCTCTGACATGAGGAGCGATAGCTATGTTCAGAGAGGGACTGAGGAAACCAGCCCATATCGGGGATGGAGTTGTTCTAGGTCAAGGGTCCCCAATCTCTGGGATCTAATGACTGATGATCTGCTGTGGAGCTGCCataataatagtagaaataaagtgtacaatacaTGTGATGCGCTTaagtcatccccaaaccatccccccccccacccatccAGCCCCAGTCagtagaaaaattgtcttcccaGAAACTGATCCCTAGAACTAAAAATGTTGGAGACTGCTATTCCAGGTCACACGGCAGACAAGGGGACACCAGTTCTACCTAGCCCCTGCCCCTGGCCAGCAGAGATACGGCAAGAAGGACACACATACACCCTGGGACCTAGATCTGTCCCTAGCTGGCAGGTGACCTTGCCACTCCGTAAAATAAGGACTTCAGATCAGCTCCTGGGCGCCAGCAGCAAAAGCAGAGCCTGTTTCTAGGTGTGACATAAAAGAATAAGACATTCTTCCATGATTTATGGGAGAAGACAGACCTCTGCCCTGTGTTAACCTCCCAACAAACCTTCCAGGAGGTGAAGATACCTAGTTCACAGACCAACAAGTGAGACTGCAGTCAGCTCAGCTGGTGGGCAGCAAAGCATCAGCCAGGCCATTCACGGCTGAGTGGAGCAGGGGAGCGGGCCTGAAGGGCATGTGGAAGGAAAGTGGATCTCATTTCAGGTCTGGCCCTTTAAGGCCCCACTTTCTAGAATCTAGAAGCCGATGACATACCTGCTCCCCTGGGGCCCGTTACAGGATGTCACCTGGCTCCATCCCTGGCAGAGCCATCTTAGCGACAGGTTGGGAGCTCCTAGGAGAACCTGCAAACCTTCAGGCAGTCACCAAACACCCCTGGTCGTCTGAGTCAGCTCTCAGCGAAGCTGCATGAGGGCCTGAGGAAAGACCCGTCCCCCAGAAGTGGAAGGGCCTAAGCATAGTATGATGGGAGCAAATCCTTAACCTCTCTGCGATTCCATCTCCCCAAATGGGAAATAGGGCCTTAGGAGACAACTCAAAGCAACATCGCTGTGCCAGCTGCCACCCCATCCTGGGGCGTCATTATTCTGCCCTGAGAAAGGCGTGCCACAGTCGCAGCCCCAAGGGACCCAGGAAAGGCAACGCTGGAGGAGGTGAGAGTGGGGTTGTTTCAACCAGTAAAAGTTTGCTGGCAAACCCGTCCTGGCATCTGAGCGGCCTCAATCTGTCCAACTCTATAATGGGGACTTAGTGCCACTACCTCATTCCCCAGGAGTTCTGGGAGAGGCGGCAGCAGAAAATGGACAGCTTTATTTAACGACCCAGCGAACTCCAGAAGCTCTAGGGAAGGGaggcctccccgccccgcccctcggaTGCGCCAGCCGCTAAGACCGCACCTCGGTTTCTCCTTCTTTACTGGGCCCCCGGCCCCCCGACTGTCTCTTCCTGTGGTCGGCCAATCTGTCCATCCGCGTCGGTGACGTCGTTCTACCCAGCCGGCGTCCGCAGTCCATCGGTCGCCACCCAGGCGGTGGTCTCTCGGGGCGGCCAGGGGTCCCGGCGCCGGAGGTCAGCGCTGGGGTGAGGCGGGGCCGCGGGGCGGGCTCCGGCGGAAGGGCGATTCCGGCTCGGGGCCGTGGCCCCGCCGCAGGCGCCCGGCGCCCCAGGGCACGCAGCCGCCCAGACCCAGCGCCGAGGCGAGCagcgcgggcgggcgggcgcggcGGCCGCGGCGCGAGCCCTTCTTGAGGCGCGGCCCGTGCGCCGCCAAGTAGAGCTCGGCCTGCGCCACGCCGCCGCCCAGGCGGCCCAGGCTCTCGGCGCGGTGCGCCAGGCGCAGCTCGGCCGCCAGGAAGACGCGATGCAGCTGCAGCACGCGGCTCTCCAGCTCTGACACCAGGCGCCGGCGGCCCTCCACCTCCAGCAGTCGCCGCCGCGCTTCGGCCAGCTCCAGCGCGCGGACgcccgcagccgccgccgccgcacccgagccgccgcccgcgccccctGCCGGCCCGGGGCCCCCCGCGCCCCCGCTAGCGCCCTGGCGCCAGCGCTGCAGCTCTAGCCCCTCAGCGGAGCCCGCCGACTCCTGGGCCGCTTCGGGCTGCGATGAGGCTTGAGCCCGGGTCGGGGTCAAGGTCGGACTTGGGGATGGGGGCTGAGGGCACGACAGGGGCtcccggggcggcggcggcggcggggatcCCGGTTCCGCCGACCCTTCCTGGGCCCCCGGGCCGCAGGCGCTGATGCGGCAGCCGGGcatcccccgcccccaacccccggCGGCCCTCAGCTGTAGGTCCGTGGGTCTGGCCGGCTGTTCCCCCCACGCGGGGGAGGATGGACGCAGCAAATCAAGGTGAGATGCAGCCGCAGCCCCCACACTGGCGCTGGGAGAGCCACGCGCGCGTCTTATAGAGCAGGGGGCGGAGCGAAGGGCAGCACAGCCAATCAGAGACGTGCATGCCCTGAACCCGCTTCCCATGCCCCGCCCCGTCAGGACACTGCCCGAACCCTTCTGGTCCCCTGGTCCTTCGACCCACCGGCATCCAGTGCCCATCCACCTCCTCCACATTTGGGGTGAAAAAGGGGCCGCATCGTTTCCGGTCTGACCCCTGAGTCATAAGCTTTGGTAGCTGGGGCTTAGAAATCACGGACCCCGGGCCACACCTGCGGAAGGGTTTTGCCTGAAGCCACACTATGTGACAGTTGAAAGCTTCAAATAGAACTCAGGAGGCTTGTTTCCTGGCACAGTACCGAACGCTGCCGCGCCGCTGAATCGGCTCTACCTGGCCTCCCGGGCCGGAAACTTCACCAGGACACCCTTCTCCAATCTCCCGGCGGCCATGGAGAAATTAAGGCAGAGGGGCAACTGGCCCCTCCTGGTGGGGATCTGGCAGGACTGACTACTCACCAGGCAGGCCCTGCACTTGCAGAGCAAACCTCAGCACTTGCTGCTGCGCTTGGAGCAGCTTTCGCAAACCTTAGTGCCCGCCCGCCCCCTTCCCCCCAGAGGAGCCCACCTTTAGTGGGCAAAATTCTTTTCAAGCCCGTCTGTTCCTGTCTGCTCCTCCCGGTAGGTGTCCCCACACTTTTCacagagaggaggaaacaggCCCAGAAGGTGTAGTGGAGCCTTGCCCGTGGTCCATGGTTCATTCTGGACCAGTGAATGGGACCAGCTCATGCCCTTGGGAAGCTCAGATAACCTGGGCTCACTGTCACTGAGGGGACTTTGCTTAACTGGGACTTTAGTCATACTGGCAAAATGATAGAACTGAGCTCTAGTTATTTTTTCCACAGCCGCAGTGGATCCTGCCATACCCCCTCCAAGCATTGACCAGACACCATGGCACTGCCATCCACTGGAAAGTGCCGTCAGAAATGAAAAGGCTCTGTGTTAAGTGGTGGCAGGGGCTGGAGGGCTGGAAACCAGCTGAGACCGATTGGGAAGAACTGCAGCAGACACTGGGCTCACAGGACCGgttgggcaggggctggggggtggatGGGGGGAACTTGTCGAAAGGGTGGTCAGTGTGACTACCGCCTCAGCCTGAAGAGGAGGCTGAAGGGGACGCTGCGCTGGCTTGAtatggagaaggaggagggggttggggcgcaccccctccacacacagcaccccgccccacccccgcaccGTCGTGTTCTCTAAGTGCTTTTAAGTGCCTTTGACTGAGTGACGGGAACTCGTGGGCGTGGGCGAGACAGCTTGGCTCCCAAGAAGCAGCTCcgcaggggctgggagaggaaggagaggtccATGAGGGGGCTGCCAAGCTCAGTGAACGGGAAGGGAGGAAGACTCAGAAGGGCATGAGAGGAAGAGTGTTCAGTGACCAGGAGTGGTGGAGGCTCGGAGGAGGGCGATGGGAGGGACTCACTGAATGTGATGGACTCTGTGAGGGGAGAGGGGTTTAGGGGCCGCACTGGTGCTAGAGGCTcacagaggaagaaggagaagggaagttCAGTGGGGAGGATGGGGCTTGGGAAGTCAGAGGAGCTCAGTGGGATGACGGAATGCCCTGCTGCTTGGTGTCATCCCTTTGAATGGTCTCCTTTGTGTcatcaaacctgtgcccttcTCTGTGCAGAAGACCCCTCCCCCATCACTGTGGGGAGATCTACAGGTGATCATCAAGCAGATCACTGCTCCCCACTTCTGGGGGATGAATCAAGGGGGGAAAGATTAGGACTTCCACCTTCCACCATCAGCTAGATCCAGAGAACCAGTCAGATCTGAGTTCGAATTCCACACACACTGCCCATCtgggtgactctgggcaagttgtTTCTCTGAATTCAGCCTACATTTATCGAATAGATGAACATTCTCATCTTTCCACAGCATCCCTAAGGGAGGGGCATCAGCATCCTTTGTTCTTGGGAAACCGAAGCCCAGAGAACTGAAGATAATTGCACAAGGTCACACCACAAATCAGTGACAAGACAAAGATTCAAACACAGATCTGACCCACCCAGAAGGCATAGCTCAGCTCCCTGTTGTTCTCTGATATGTCCCCTGTTCCTACCCTTTATGGCATTTCCCactagttatatatatatatatatatatgtatatatatacatatatttatatatatgtatttgtttattgtttagttATTTAATAATCTCTTCCCAGACTGGTTTTGCTTTTCATGAGATTCCTTAAAGTAGGGTGCCTGTCTCCATAAGGTCACTCACATAGTGTTGGTttgaattgaaaaataatacaagggTATTCAGAGCTAGTCAAGAACAGAGAGGTCCtcttcttcattcatttgttcattcacccTTTATTTCACTCACTTGAAAAATCTGATCATTACCTTCTCTGTTGAGCTGGCTGCTGGTGGTAAAGCAGTGATCAGATGGGGCGCTGCCCTCAGACAGCACACAGCCCAGGGGGGACACAGGTGACTGCAGTTCAGTGACTTATCTCCTGGGATAGGAGAAACAGAGTGGCAGAGGGAACACAGAGCCAACACTGAGTCCAGCTAGATGGAGAGGGAGTCAGGGAGAGTTCCCCATAGAAGATGATATTTACACAGAGATCTGAAGGATGAATCAAAGTGCAAGATGCACAGAGGGGGATGGGGGGACAAGAAGGGAgaaggattcaggatggggacaccACATGTACAGGACCAGAGGTGAGACACCTTTGGCATCTGCCAGCTTCCTTAACTGCCCTGAGCTCCATGCTCCCAGGAGTGGGCAAGGGCCACAGCCAACCATCTCTTAGGGCACAGCCAGCCCAGCTAACACAACATTTggaattagaaaatacatttttaaactataatgattattctttttttcttgatcttgTCAAAGTTGTACATTCTCTTTGcaggaaatagagaaaatactaaaatatattttttaaaaaggatagagAGGAAAGGCATCTGGAATTggggagacctgaatttgaattGAAGCTTAGTTCTTTCCAAGCTGCATAACCCTGAGAGAGGTGCTTTTTCTGTGAACTTCAGGGTCTGAGGAATGGAACCATTAATACCTATGGCACAAAGACATACAAAGATCAAGGATTCCTCCAAGGTTTCACAGCTAGTCATGTCTGTCTGTGGTCTGAGTCAGAGACCTTGAAAGAGAAGAGGCAGCCTGGCGGCGGGGTAGGGGGGTGGAACCTGGTTTCAGAGTCTTATCCATTATATACACACCCCTTTCAGGACAGCAGCTGCAGACACAGAACCTTCCAGAGGGAATGGTGAGTGCAGATGTGGCCCAAAGCAGGATCCCCTCTGTCAGCTGAGACGGGGGTGGGGTAGGAAGTCAACGCTTGAAAAGTCGACTTCCATCCCGGCTAGAAGATTCAAGGCCTCGGCTAAGAGATCCAACACCTCCATTTCAGTCTCTTCCTGGCAACCTGGCCTGGCACCCTCTAGGATGTGATATCAGTTTAATAATTTAGCAGATGCAGATAAAGATAGCAGCTCTGAAAATAACCCAGCTAGGCCTCAGCCTCCATCTCCTCTTTCCTCAACagactcccctgccctccccacaagGTCTCTGGTCTCCCTGCACACCTATCAGTGCCCCTGTCTGCCAGTGGGCTCCTTGTTCAAcgatctcttcctttttctaacttcctcctccttctcaccTCATAGTAAGAGCTTTTGTATTAATTAGGGCTTAAAGGAATCTTGTGCTAGAAGTCAGAAGATTTGGGTTTAATTCATTATGTGGACCTGTGTTGAGCAAGTCCCTTCTCCTCACTAAGCCTCTGTTCCCACATTTGTTAAATGAGACCCCTGGATTCCTAAAGGTGGCATGAACCACATGTTTGGGTAGAGGGAGGGCAGTGGCTTGGATGGGGACTAGATACCTTCCCGAGGAAGGCAGAGGCGCAGTGTCAACCATCTCAGTCACGCTCCATCCAGAGACCtcatgggttttctttttttttttttttcccctcttgtggTGAAAATTTTGCCCTGGATCTTATTCCTAGAATAAAAAGCTGTGACTTGTGTTCACAATGGATGTAGCAGGTTTCATGTGCTTTTAGGGCTCCAACACGTTTCTGACAAGTAGCGATTTTACTTCCCTGTGGGATGTTGGAAAGAGCAATGCCCCTTCCCCCTGGAAGCTTTGCTCAAATCACCCCACCTTTATGGGTCTCTGTTTTCACAGCTCTAAAGTGGCcaggtgggacttccctagtggtccagtggtttagactttGGCTTTCAGTGCAGGGTGTGGCTTCAGTCCCTgtaggggagctaagattccacatgcctggcAGCCAAAAACCcacaacataaaacagaagcaatattgtagcaaattcagtaaagactttaaaaatggtccacttcaaaaaatcttaaaaaagaaaaaagatggccAAGTGTTGAAGGGTAAGAAGGACAAGGTTAGAGTCTATGCTTTCTAGAGTGTAAGTTCCAAAAGGGATGAGTTGGAATCTGCCTTCCTGCATTCATTCAGCAATGTAATTAAGCATATGCCGTGTACCAGCCACTGTGCAAACTGCTGGGAGTACAGCAGTGAATAAGAAAAACACAATTCCTGTTCCCACAAAAGCTTACATTTCAGAAACCAAAATAATTAAATCCCAAGAAATGTACCATGAAGGAACAATAAAATACctgtcaatatttattgaatgcttactctGTGCTTTGCACAGA
The window above is part of the Bos javanicus breed banteng chromosome 2, ARS-OSU_banteng_1.0, whole genome shotgun sequence genome. Proteins encoded here:
- the TRNP1 gene encoding TMF-regulated nuclear protein 1, whose amino-acid sequence is MGSGFRACTSLIGCAALRSAPCSIRRARGSPSASVGAAAASHLDLLRPSSPAWGEQPARPTDLQLRAAGGWGRGMPGCRISACGPGAQEGSAEPGSPPPPPPREPLSCPQPPSPSPTLTPTRAQASSQPEAAQESAGSAEGLELQRWRQGASGGAGGPGPAGGAGGGSGAAAAAAGVRALELAEARRRLLEVEGRRRLVSELESRVLQLHRVFLAAELRLAHRAESLGRLGGGVAQAELYLAAHGPRLKKGSRRGRRARPPALLASALGLGGCVPWGAGRLRRGHGPEPESPFRRSPPRGPASPQR